One Phaseolus vulgaris cultivar G19833 chromosome 4, P. vulgaris v2.0, whole genome shotgun sequence DNA window includes the following coding sequences:
- the LOC137836896 gene encoding protein FEZ — MEERNEMEKIDDVMPGFRFHPTDEELVDFYLKRKIQQKSLPIELIKQVDIYKYDPWDLPKLAGTGEKEWYFYCPRDRKYRNSARPNRVTRAGFWKATGTDRPIYSSDGKCIGLKKSLVFYRGRAAKGMKTDWMMHEFRLPCISDSAPSKKLSDKSLPPTDSWAICRIFKKTNSLSMAQKALSHPWISQLSGSMVSDMFTQGATNHHLGSPPAIQFCDERQELHQVSNNDINTNFTASDMPNYKPINSTTAPKPSPEIPVSDGDLADNFIFYTEHTKCTLDASSMLSPNPDYITFQEPNQQQYSVFSNNLPHYIQQNMTTETVTKEQQDWETIGRTTGFPFTLLPPHDAWKSSSVAWDSPPCPSDMSTTYSTNKCYT; from the exons ATGGAGGAGAGGAATGAGATGGAAAAGATTGATGATGTTATGCCAGGATTTCGTTTTCACCCCACTGATGAAGAGCTTGTTGATTTCTATCTCAAGAGAAAAATTCAGCAGAAGTCTCTCCCTATTGAACTGATTAAGCAAGTGGATATCTACAAATATGATCCATGGGACCTTCCAA AGCTGGCAGGCACTGGAGAGAAAGAGTGGTACTTCTACTGTCCAAGGGACAGAAAATACAGGAACAGTGCACGTCCAAATAGGGTCACAAGAGCTGGATTTTGGAAGGCCACTGGAACTGACAGACCTATATATTCCTCTGATGGGAAGTGCATTGGTCTGAAGAAGTCTCTTGTGTTCTACAGAGGAAGAGCTGCCAAAGGGATGAAAACTGATTGGATGATGCATGAGTTTAGGTTGCCTTGCATTTCTGACTCAGCCCCTTCCAAAAAACTCTCAGACAAAAGCCTCCCTCCAACT GATTCATGGGCAATCTGTAGGATATTCAAGAAAACCAACTCCCTTTCCATGGCACAGAAAGCTTTATCACACCCTTGGATCTCTCAGTTGTCTGGAAGCATGGTATCTGACATGTTCACACAGGGTGCAACAAACCATCACCTAGGATCACCACCAGCCATTCAGTTTTGTGATGAGAGGCAAGAGTTACACCAAGTCTCCAACAATGACATCAACACCAACTTCACAGCTTCAGATATGCCCAATTACAAACCCATCAACAGCACCACAGCTCCCAAGCCTTCACCAGAAATTCCTGTTTCAGATGGAGACCTTGCTGACAACTTCATATTCTACACAGAACACACCAAGTGCACACTTGATGCCAGTTCCATGCTTTCTCCCAATCCTGACTACATAACATTTCAAGAGCCAAACCAACAACAGTATAGTGTCTTTTCAAACAATCTACCTCATTACATCCAACAAAACATGACCACAGAAACAGTGACAAAAGAACAACAAGATTGGGAAACAATTGGGAGAACCACTGGATTTCCCTTTACTTTGCTTCCCCCACATGATGCATGGAAGTCTTCTTCTGTGGCATGGGACTCACCTCCTTGCCCCAGTGACATGTCCACCACCTATTCCACCAATAAATGCTACACTTGA
- the LOC137836897 gene encoding uncharacterized protein isoform X2, with protein MKNPLVFLRKYIILKEILYQRMDLFSWYVWIFLSQLVDTLFWIFTRILMRYFSHAAINSDCSSNLCHENYHTDPNNSEIKTEVEEVCSKHSKYAEFKSERFEEGYDAIQLKQECSHQSDSNGSEPEAKSNGDCSETVTITNYIGNFGVEEKEKMKLVFKFQYQTWNCGETSDFVNTDNDKARGSTNKHEFISGSFEPESYVDQDVRPQTGPSAEHPDEHQVKNLNANVLVEELSAVDSVFSEDDFSCVSFELDSMISSDGGEFLLDTDFGTTTKLTTLENHDEENGVLAKENLDFEGEIRSESFSVEHREKLEEEMRMQRDSDIIEKINLKGHCFQDMHGMNLHGSTGSDLEDSYRFDAQWEHQELIEQLKMELNKVRATGLPTTFETQRIMKDLKPWEIDENFKHGSTRNDLTKFYKSYTERMRKFDILNYQKLFAIGALKTTDLMLSFSSCQNSSPAITSFLPHLFHHCKRKKFESDPLKKFRREVYSDLEMVYVGQLCLSWEFLRWEYDRAMQLWESDQYRFQSYNEVAEKFQQFQVLLLRFIENERFQGPRVEYYARNRCAMQNLLHVPVIREDNTKDEEKFKTRDAEKNEITSDMLLEILEESIRIFWHFTKADKDASSSAHKGPRETQVKLQDPADSEFLREIQAKLQKKERRLNEILKSRSSILKMFQKHEEDSRDEFLYFFPQVEIKLVWRVLNLSKITKDQLVWCDNKLNNISTVNRRIHIEPSFSLFPSIC; from the exons ATGAAAAACCCACTTGTTTTCCTAAGAAAATACATCATATTGAAAGAGATTTTGTACCAAAGGATGGATCTTTTCTCTTGGTATGTTTGGATTTTCCTCTCACAGCTTGTGGACACTCTGTTCTGGATTTTCACCAGAATCTTAATGAG ATACTTCAGTCATGCAGCAATCAATTCAGATTGTTCTTCAAACCTTTGCCATGAAAACTATCACACTGATCCTAACAACTCTGAGATTAAAACTGAGGTTGAAGAAGTTTGTTCTAAACATTCCAAATATGCAGAGTTCAAAAGTGAAAGATTTGAGGAAGGTTATGATGCAATTCAACTTAAACAAGAGTGTAGTCATCAAAGTGATTCAAATGGTTCTGAACCAGAAGCGAAGTCCAATGGGGATTGTTCTGAAACAGTTACTATTACTAACTATATTGGAAACTTTGGTGttgaagaaaaggagaaaatgaagttggttttcaaatttcaatatcAAACTTGGAACTGCGGTGAAACTTCTGATTTTGTGAACACTGATAATGATAAGGCTCGTGGAAGCACCAACAAGCATGAGTTCATCTCAG GGAGCTTTGAACCAGAAAGTTATGTTGATCAAGACGTGAGGCCCCAGACTGGACCTTCTGCAGAGCATCCGGATGAACATCAAGTGAAGAATCTGAATGCCAATGTGCTTGTTGAAGAACTTTCAGCTGTTGATAGTGTCTTTTCTGAAGATGATTTCAGTTGTGTAAGCTTTGAATTAGATTCTATGATCAGTTCTGATGGAGGTGAATTTTTGTTAGACACAGATTTTGGAACCACTACTAAGCTTACCACTTTGGAAAACcatgatgaagaaaatggagTGTTAGCAAAGGAAAATTTGGACTTTGAGGGTGAAATAAGATCAGAGAGTTTTAGTGTTGAACATAGAGAAAAATTGGAAGAAGAAATGAGAATGCAGCGAGATTCAGATATTATtgagaaaataaatttgaaaggCCATTGTTTTCAAGATATGCATGGCATGAACTTGCATGGTTCAACAGGTTCAGATCTTGAGGATTCCTACAGGTTTGATGCACAGTGGGAACACCAAGAATTGATAGAACAGCTCAAGATGGAGCTGAACAAGGTCAGAGCCACTGGTTTGCCTACCACCTTTGAGACACAAAGGATAATGAAAGACTTGAAGCCATGGGAAATTGATGAAAATTTCAAGCATGGTAGTACCAGAAATGATCTCACAAAATTCTACAAGAGTTACACAGAAAGAATGAGAAAGTTTGATATCTTAAATTACCAGAAACTATTTGCCATTG GTGCCCTGAAGACCACAGATCTTATGCTATCATTTTCAAGTTGTCAGAACTCTTCTCCAGCAATCACATCCTTCCTTCCTCATCTCTTTCACCATTGCAAACGAAAGAAGTTTGAATCTGATCCATTGAAGAAGTTCAGGAGAGAAGTTTACAGTGATTTGGAAATGGTTTATGTGGGACAATTGTGCCTTTCTTGGGAATTTCTTCGGTGGGAGTATGACAGGGCCATGCAGTTATGGGAATCTGATCAATATAGGTTTCAAAGTTACAATGAAGTAGCCGAGAAGTTCCAACAATTTCAAGTGCTTCTGCTAAGATTCATAGAGAATGAACGTTTCCAAGGTCCAAGAGTTGAATACTATGCCAGGAATCGTTGTGCTATGCAAAATCTTCTTCATGTTCCAGTTATAAGAG AGGACAACACCAAGGATGAAGAGAAATTCAAGACAAGAGATGCAGAGAAAAATGAAATCACAAGTGACATGCTACTCGAGATTTTGGAAGAATCAATCAGGATATTTTGGCATTTCACTAAAGCTGATAAAGATGCATCTAGCTCGGCTCACAAAGGTCCAAGAGAAACTCAAGTAAAGCTTCAAGACCCTGCAGATTCAGAATTTCTTAGGGAGATTCAAGCAAAACTTCAGAAG AAGGAAAGGAGACTTAATGAAATCTTGAAGAGCAGAAGTAGCATACTGAAGATGTTCCAAAAGCATGAGGAAGATAGCAGAGatgaatttctttatttttttcctcaAGTGGAGATAAAATTGGTTTGGAGAGTgttaaacttgtcaaagataACAAAGGATCAACTAGTATGGTGTGATAATAAACTAAACAATATCAGTACTGTAAACAGAAGGATACATATAGAACCATCTTTCTCACTTTTTCCTAGCATTTGCTAG
- the LOC137836897 gene encoding uncharacterized protein isoform X1 → MKNPLVFLRKYIILKEILYQRMDLFSWYVWIFLSQLVDTLFWIFTRILMRYFSHAAINSDCSSNLCHENYHTDPNNSEIKTEVEEVCSKHSKYAEFKSERFEEGYDAIQLKQECSHQSDSNGSEPEAKSNGDCSETVTITNYIGNFGVEEKEKMKLVFKFQYQTWNCGETSDFVNTDNDKARGSTNKHEFISGNSFSTFLDEPCVHSKYFPLENNSAVESEGSFEPESYVDQDVRPQTGPSAEHPDEHQVKNLNANVLVEELSAVDSVFSEDDFSCVSFELDSMISSDGGEFLLDTDFGTTTKLTTLENHDEENGVLAKENLDFEGEIRSESFSVEHREKLEEEMRMQRDSDIIEKINLKGHCFQDMHGMNLHGSTGSDLEDSYRFDAQWEHQELIEQLKMELNKVRATGLPTTFETQRIMKDLKPWEIDENFKHGSTRNDLTKFYKSYTERMRKFDILNYQKLFAIGALKTTDLMLSFSSCQNSSPAITSFLPHLFHHCKRKKFESDPLKKFRREVYSDLEMVYVGQLCLSWEFLRWEYDRAMQLWESDQYRFQSYNEVAEKFQQFQVLLLRFIENERFQGPRVEYYARNRCAMQNLLHVPVIREDNTKDEEKFKTRDAEKNEITSDMLLEILEESIRIFWHFTKADKDASSSAHKGPRETQVKLQDPADSEFLREIQAKLQKKERRLNEILKSRSSILKMFQKHEEDSRDEFLYFFPQVEIKLVWRVLNLSKITKDQLVWCDNKLNNISTVNRRIHIEPSFSLFPSIC, encoded by the exons ATGAAAAACCCACTTGTTTTCCTAAGAAAATACATCATATTGAAAGAGATTTTGTACCAAAGGATGGATCTTTTCTCTTGGTATGTTTGGATTTTCCTCTCACAGCTTGTGGACACTCTGTTCTGGATTTTCACCAGAATCTTAATGAG ATACTTCAGTCATGCAGCAATCAATTCAGATTGTTCTTCAAACCTTTGCCATGAAAACTATCACACTGATCCTAACAACTCTGAGATTAAAACTGAGGTTGAAGAAGTTTGTTCTAAACATTCCAAATATGCAGAGTTCAAAAGTGAAAGATTTGAGGAAGGTTATGATGCAATTCAACTTAAACAAGAGTGTAGTCATCAAAGTGATTCAAATGGTTCTGAACCAGAAGCGAAGTCCAATGGGGATTGTTCTGAAACAGTTACTATTACTAACTATATTGGAAACTTTGGTGttgaagaaaaggagaaaatgaagttggttttcaaatttcaatatcAAACTTGGAACTGCGGTGAAACTTCTGATTTTGTGAACACTGATAATGATAAGGCTCGTGGAAGCACCAACAAGCATGAGTTCATCTCAGGTAACAGTTTCAGCACCTTCTTGGATGAACCATGTGTTcattcaaaatattttcctttGGAAAATAATTCTGCTGTTGAATCTGAAGGGAGCTTTGAACCAGAAAGTTATGTTGATCAAGACGTGAGGCCCCAGACTGGACCTTCTGCAGAGCATCCGGATGAACATCAAGTGAAGAATCTGAATGCCAATGTGCTTGTTGAAGAACTTTCAGCTGTTGATAGTGTCTTTTCTGAAGATGATTTCAGTTGTGTAAGCTTTGAATTAGATTCTATGATCAGTTCTGATGGAGGTGAATTTTTGTTAGACACAGATTTTGGAACCACTACTAAGCTTACCACTTTGGAAAACcatgatgaagaaaatggagTGTTAGCAAAGGAAAATTTGGACTTTGAGGGTGAAATAAGATCAGAGAGTTTTAGTGTTGAACATAGAGAAAAATTGGAAGAAGAAATGAGAATGCAGCGAGATTCAGATATTATtgagaaaataaatttgaaaggCCATTGTTTTCAAGATATGCATGGCATGAACTTGCATGGTTCAACAGGTTCAGATCTTGAGGATTCCTACAGGTTTGATGCACAGTGGGAACACCAAGAATTGATAGAACAGCTCAAGATGGAGCTGAACAAGGTCAGAGCCACTGGTTTGCCTACCACCTTTGAGACACAAAGGATAATGAAAGACTTGAAGCCATGGGAAATTGATGAAAATTTCAAGCATGGTAGTACCAGAAATGATCTCACAAAATTCTACAAGAGTTACACAGAAAGAATGAGAAAGTTTGATATCTTAAATTACCAGAAACTATTTGCCATTG GTGCCCTGAAGACCACAGATCTTATGCTATCATTTTCAAGTTGTCAGAACTCTTCTCCAGCAATCACATCCTTCCTTCCTCATCTCTTTCACCATTGCAAACGAAAGAAGTTTGAATCTGATCCATTGAAGAAGTTCAGGAGAGAAGTTTACAGTGATTTGGAAATGGTTTATGTGGGACAATTGTGCCTTTCTTGGGAATTTCTTCGGTGGGAGTATGACAGGGCCATGCAGTTATGGGAATCTGATCAATATAGGTTTCAAAGTTACAATGAAGTAGCCGAGAAGTTCCAACAATTTCAAGTGCTTCTGCTAAGATTCATAGAGAATGAACGTTTCCAAGGTCCAAGAGTTGAATACTATGCCAGGAATCGTTGTGCTATGCAAAATCTTCTTCATGTTCCAGTTATAAGAG AGGACAACACCAAGGATGAAGAGAAATTCAAGACAAGAGATGCAGAGAAAAATGAAATCACAAGTGACATGCTACTCGAGATTTTGGAAGAATCAATCAGGATATTTTGGCATTTCACTAAAGCTGATAAAGATGCATCTAGCTCGGCTCACAAAGGTCCAAGAGAAACTCAAGTAAAGCTTCAAGACCCTGCAGATTCAGAATTTCTTAGGGAGATTCAAGCAAAACTTCAGAAG AAGGAAAGGAGACTTAATGAAATCTTGAAGAGCAGAAGTAGCATACTGAAGATGTTCCAAAAGCATGAGGAAGATAGCAGAGatgaatttctttatttttttcctcaAGTGGAGATAAAATTGGTTTGGAGAGTgttaaacttgtcaaagataACAAAGGATCAACTAGTATGGTGTGATAATAAACTAAACAATATCAGTACTGTAAACAGAAGGATACATATAGAACCATCTTTCTCACTTTTTCCTAGCATTTGCTAG